A single region of the Anguilla anguilla isolate fAngAng1 chromosome 17, fAngAng1.pri, whole genome shotgun sequence genome encodes:
- the si:dkey-16p21.7 gene encoding serine/threonine-protein kinase BRSK2 isoform X2: protein MSSKELTGSQSAQYVGPYRLEKTLGKGQTGLVKLGIHCITGQKVAVKIVNREKLSESVLMKVEREIAILKLIEHPHVLKLHDVYENNKYLYLVLEHVSGGELFDYLVKKGRLTPKEARKFFRQIISALDFCHSHSICHRDLKPENLLLDEKNNIRIADFGMASLQVGDSLLETSCGSPHYACPEVIRGEKYDGRRADVWSCGVILFALLVGALPFDHDNLRQLLEKVKSGVFHMPHFIPPDCQALLKGMIEVNPDKRLTLEAIQKHSWYLGGRNEPCPEQPPPRRVCLKRILSLTELDPDVLESMHSLGCFRDRVKLTRDLQCEEENQEKMIYYLLLDRKERYPSCEDEDLPPRNDIADPPRKRVDSPMLTRHGRCRPERKSLEVLSVTEQGSPTPPRRALDTAAHSQRSRSVSGASTGLSSSPLSSPRVTPQGSPLPTPLGTPVHHPHHPQPPPTPPSSSSSSSSSRAEGGGVGGGSLSLTPPSSPGGGGMAGSSSAHWRTRLNSFKNNLLGSPRFHRRKLQVPTSEDMSSLTPESSPELAKRSWFGNFISLEREEQVFVVIRDKPLSSIKADIVHAFLSIPSLCHSVISQTSFRAEYKSSGGPSVFQKPVKFQVDIAFSEGGRERERERAEREGKRETGIYSVTFTLISGPSRRFKRVVETIQAQLLSTHDQPSVQALADEKNGQLCPRGPSTPTRQSSQHSEGGGERGERGERGDGGAVGASGGVLQRRGSGKDRSRLLSSNGTQSQP, encoded by the exons ATGTCCAGCAAGGAATTGACGGGGAGTCAGTCGGCTCAGTACGTTGGGCCTTACCGATTGGAGAAGACGCTGGGGAAAGGACAAACAG GGTTGGTGAAGTTGGGCATTCACTGTATCACAGGGCAGAAGGTAGCCGTCAAGATAGTGAACAGGGAAAAGCTCTCAGAATCTGTGCTGATGAAG GTGGAGAGGGAGATCGCCATTCTGAAGCTCATAGAGCACCCGCACGTTCTGAAACTGCACGACGTCTACGAGAATAACAAGTATCT GTACCTGGTTTTAGAGCACGTTTCTGGCGGTGAGCTGTTTGACTACCTGGTGAAGAAAGGAAGACTAACCCCTAAGGAGGCCAGGAAGTTCTTCAGACAGATTATCTCAGCGCTGGACTTCTGTCACAGTCACTCCATCTG TCACAGGGACCTGAAGCCTGAGAATCTCCTGCTGGACGAAAAGAACAACATCCGCATCGCGGACTTCGGCATGGCCTCCCTACAAGTGGGAGACAGCCTGCTGGAGACCAgctgtgg ATCTCCACACTATGCATGTCCGGAAGTTATCCGG GGTGAGAAGTACGACGGCAGGAGGGCGGATGTGTGGAGCTGCGGGGTCATCCTCTTCGCCTTGCTGGTG ggggcgctgcccTTTGACCACGATAACCTGCGGCAGCTGCTGGAGAAGGTGAAGAGCGGGGTGTTCCACATGCCCCACTTCATCCCGCCCGACTGCCAGGCCCTGCTCAAGGGCATGATCGAGGTCAACCCCGACAAGCGGCTCACG CTAGAAGCAATACAGAAGCACTCTTGGTATTT gggGGGCAGGAACGAGCCGTGCCCGGAGCAGCCCCCCCCTCGCAGGGTGTGTTTGAAGCGCATCCTCTCGCTGACGGAGCTGGACCCGGACGTGCTGGAGAGCATGCACTCCCTGGGCTGCTTCAGAGACCGAGTCAAGCTCACGCGGGACCTGCAGTGTGAAGA GGAAAATCAGGAGAAGATGATCTACTATCTTCTGCTGGATCGGAAGGAGAGGTACCCCAGCTGTGAGGACGAGGACCTGCCCCCCCGAAACGACATTG CCGACCCCCCCCGGAAGCGCGTGGACTCCCCCATGCTGACCCGCCACGGCCGCTGCCGTCCCGAACGGAAGAGCCTGGAGGTCCTGAGCGTCACGGAGCAGGGCTCCCCGACACCCCCCCGCCGAGCCCTGGACACGGCTGCTCACAGCCAGAG ATCTCGCTCAGTCAGCGGGGCTTCCACTGGCCTCTCCTCCAGCCCCCTCAGCAGTCCCAGG GTTACCCCCCAGGGCTCCCCTCTGCCCACACCCCTGGGCACGCCCGTCCACCACCCGCAccacccccagcctccccccaccccgccctcttcctcctcctcctcctcctcttcgcgggcagaggggggaggagtcgGGGGCGggtccctctccctcaccccgcCCTCCAGCCCCGGGGGCGGCGGCATGGCGGGCAGCAGCTCCGCCCACTGGAGGACGCGCCTCAACTCCTTCAAGAACAACCTGCTGGGGTCGCCGCGGTTTCACCGGCGCAAGCTGCAGG ttccAACCTCAGAAGACATGTCCAGCCTGACACCAGAGTCCAGTCCTGA ACTGGCAAAGAGGTCCTGGTTCGGGAACTTCATCAgcctggagagggaggagcaggtcTTCGTGGTGATCCGGGACAAACCGCTCAGCTCCATCAAGGCCGACATCGTCCACGCCTTCCTCTCC atcccctccctctgtcacagTGTCATCTCCCAGACCAGTTTCAGAGCAGAGTACAAATCCTCTGGAGGCCCCTCTGTCTTCCAAAAGCCTGTCAAGTTCCAAGTGGACATCGCCTTCtccgagggagggagggagcgagagagagagagagcagagagggagggaaaaagagaaacgGGCATCTACAGTGTGACTTTCACCCTCATATCGG gtccCAGTCGCAGGTTCAAAAGAGTGGTGGAGACGATCCAAGCCCAGCTGCTCAGCACTCACGATCAGCCCTCTGTTCAAGCCCTCGCAG acGAGAAGAACGGTCAGCTCTGTCCTCGCGGCCCCAGCACCCCGACCCGGCAGAGCTCTCAGCactcagagggagggggcgagcggggcgagcggggcgagcgaggggacgggggggcagtAGGAGCCAGCGGGGGCGTCCTGCAGCGCAGGGGCTCGGGCAAAGACCGGAGCAGGCTCCTCTCGTCCAACGGAACGCAGTCCCAGCCGTGA
- the si:dkey-16p21.7 gene encoding serine/threonine-protein kinase BRSK1 isoform X1, with protein sequence MSSKELTGSQSAQYVGPYRLEKTLGKGQTGLVKLGIHCITGQKVAVKIVNREKLSESVLMKVEREIAILKLIEHPHVLKLHDVYENNKYLYLVLEHVSGGELFDYLVKKGRLTPKEARKFFRQIISALDFCHSHSICHRDLKPENLLLDEKNNIRIADFGMASLQVGDSLLETSCGSPHYACPEVIRGEKYDGRRADVWSCGVILFALLVGALPFDHDNLRQLLEKVKSGVFHMPHFIPPDCQALLKGMIEVNPDKRLTLEAIQKHSWYLGGRNEPCPEQPPPRRVCLKRILSLTELDPDVLESMHSLGCFRDRVKLTRDLQCEEENQEKMIYYLLLDRKERYPSCEDEDLPPRNDIADPPRKRVDSPMLTRHGRCRPERKSLEVLSVTEQGSPTPPRRALDTAAHSQRSRSVSGASTGLSSSPLSSPRSPVFTFSQSEVTSATTTQSKDPKPGSATTPRAAQRAPDQKTQTLPSKGPSDRPHLQSMKSLPLQTPRSPSPSPSPLLSPIPRFFFFPAPSVLKSVTKTIYPNSGHPNTLSQVTPQGSPLPTPLGTPVHHPHHPQPPPTPPSSSSSSSSSRAEGGGVGGGSLSLTPPSSPGGGGMAGSSSAHWRTRLNSFKNNLLGSPRFHRRKLQVPTSEDMSSLTPESSPELAKRSWFGNFISLEREEQVFVVIRDKPLSSIKADIVHAFLSIPSLCHSVISQTSFRAEYKSSGGPSVFQKPVKFQVDIAFSEGGRERERERAEREGKRETGIYSVTFTLISGPSRRFKRVVETIQAQLLSTHDQPSVQALADEKNGQLCPRGPSTPTRQSSQHSEGGGERGERGERGDGGAVGASGGVLQRRGSGKDRSRLLSSNGTQSQP encoded by the exons ATGTCCAGCAAGGAATTGACGGGGAGTCAGTCGGCTCAGTACGTTGGGCCTTACCGATTGGAGAAGACGCTGGGGAAAGGACAAACAG GGTTGGTGAAGTTGGGCATTCACTGTATCACAGGGCAGAAGGTAGCCGTCAAGATAGTGAACAGGGAAAAGCTCTCAGAATCTGTGCTGATGAAG GTGGAGAGGGAGATCGCCATTCTGAAGCTCATAGAGCACCCGCACGTTCTGAAACTGCACGACGTCTACGAGAATAACAAGTATCT GTACCTGGTTTTAGAGCACGTTTCTGGCGGTGAGCTGTTTGACTACCTGGTGAAGAAAGGAAGACTAACCCCTAAGGAGGCCAGGAAGTTCTTCAGACAGATTATCTCAGCGCTGGACTTCTGTCACAGTCACTCCATCTG TCACAGGGACCTGAAGCCTGAGAATCTCCTGCTGGACGAAAAGAACAACATCCGCATCGCGGACTTCGGCATGGCCTCCCTACAAGTGGGAGACAGCCTGCTGGAGACCAgctgtgg ATCTCCACACTATGCATGTCCGGAAGTTATCCGG GGTGAGAAGTACGACGGCAGGAGGGCGGATGTGTGGAGCTGCGGGGTCATCCTCTTCGCCTTGCTGGTG ggggcgctgcccTTTGACCACGATAACCTGCGGCAGCTGCTGGAGAAGGTGAAGAGCGGGGTGTTCCACATGCCCCACTTCATCCCGCCCGACTGCCAGGCCCTGCTCAAGGGCATGATCGAGGTCAACCCCGACAAGCGGCTCACG CTAGAAGCAATACAGAAGCACTCTTGGTATTT gggGGGCAGGAACGAGCCGTGCCCGGAGCAGCCCCCCCCTCGCAGGGTGTGTTTGAAGCGCATCCTCTCGCTGACGGAGCTGGACCCGGACGTGCTGGAGAGCATGCACTCCCTGGGCTGCTTCAGAGACCGAGTCAAGCTCACGCGGGACCTGCAGTGTGAAGA GGAAAATCAGGAGAAGATGATCTACTATCTTCTGCTGGATCGGAAGGAGAGGTACCCCAGCTGTGAGGACGAGGACCTGCCCCCCCGAAACGACATTG CCGACCCCCCCCGGAAGCGCGTGGACTCCCCCATGCTGACCCGCCACGGCCGCTGCCGTCCCGAACGGAAGAGCCTGGAGGTCCTGAGCGTCACGGAGCAGGGCTCCCCGACACCCCCCCGCCGAGCCCTGGACACGGCTGCTCACAGCCAGAG ATCTCGCTCAGTCAGCGGGGCTTCCACTGGCCTCTCCTCCAGCCCCCTCAGCAGTCCCAGG AGTCCAGTTTTcactttcagccaatcagaagtcaCTTCTGCCACCACCACCCAGTCTAAGGACCCCAAACCAGGAAGTGCCACCACTCCCCGGGCCGCCCAACGCGCGCCTGATCAAAAAACCCAAACTCTGCCTTCAAAAGGCCCCTCCGACCGCCCCCACCTTCAGTCCATGAAGTCGCTCCCGCTCCAAACGCCCCgctccccgtccccctccccctcccccctgctctcccccatccctcgcttcttcttcttccccgCACCGTCTGTTCTCAAGTCGGTCACCAAAACCATCTATCCTAACTCTGGGCATCCTAACACTCTGTCACAGGTTACCCCCCAGGGCTCCCCTCTGCCCACACCCCTGGGCACGCCCGTCCACCACCCGCAccacccccagcctccccccaccccgccctcttcctcctcctcctcctcctcttcgcgggcagaggggggaggagtcgGGGGCGggtccctctccctcaccccgcCCTCCAGCCCCGGGGGCGGCGGCATGGCGGGCAGCAGCTCCGCCCACTGGAGGACGCGCCTCAACTCCTTCAAGAACAACCTGCTGGGGTCGCCGCGGTTTCACCGGCGCAAGCTGCAGG ttccAACCTCAGAAGACATGTCCAGCCTGACACCAGAGTCCAGTCCTGA ACTGGCAAAGAGGTCCTGGTTCGGGAACTTCATCAgcctggagagggaggagcaggtcTTCGTGGTGATCCGGGACAAACCGCTCAGCTCCATCAAGGCCGACATCGTCCACGCCTTCCTCTCC atcccctccctctgtcacagTGTCATCTCCCAGACCAGTTTCAGAGCAGAGTACAAATCCTCTGGAGGCCCCTCTGTCTTCCAAAAGCCTGTCAAGTTCCAAGTGGACATCGCCTTCtccgagggagggagggagcgagagagagagagagcagagagggagggaaaaagagaaacgGGCATCTACAGTGTGACTTTCACCCTCATATCGG gtccCAGTCGCAGGTTCAAAAGAGTGGTGGAGACGATCCAAGCCCAGCTGCTCAGCACTCACGATCAGCCCTCTGTTCAAGCCCTCGCAG acGAGAAGAACGGTCAGCTCTGTCCTCGCGGCCCCAGCACCCCGACCCGGCAGAGCTCTCAGCactcagagggagggggcgagcggggcgagcggggcgagcgaggggacgggggggcagtAGGAGCCAGCGGGGGCGTCCTGCAGCGCAGGGGCTCGGGCAAAGACCGGAGCAGGCTCCTCTCGTCCAACGGAACGCAGTCCCAGCCGTGA